The DNA segment GTTTGTAATGGTCTTAGTTGGATAGTGAGGATGTTGTAGTGAAGGTCTGGTCAAGTATGTTTACACATGTAGGTAATCTGATCTGGACATACCCATACATCTACAAGACTGAAGAGTACACTCCACATTCTGACATGTAGGAGTTTATTATGAAGTGCCATGTGACTGCCTGAACATGTTGCATTTTATCCACTGTCCAGTTTGTATTCATCTATTCTAGCGCTGATGGCTTAGATCTTAACCTTGGCAGTAGTACTCTCTTGTAAGCTAACAAAGGGACCTTAAGTGCCAAGTATAATGCTATGGTTGTACAGGTGTTTTGAGGTGCCATAACTtttcttaaaaatgaaatatttaaacctaataaaatacttatattttaaagacattttcaaaAGTACCTTTGTTGGGATTAAGATAGGAATTGGACAAATCAGTGAACAGAAAAACAACAGATTACGAGATAATGTGCCAAGGTCCAAGATAATttcattacataaatacacaatttcttcagtaatttccataaaaaaaattaacaagagtggctgtgtggtaagtagcttgcttaccaaccacatggttctgggttcagtcccactgtgtggcaccttgggcaagtgtcttctactatagcctcgggccaaccaaacccttgtgagtggatttggtagatggaaactgaaagaagcctgttgtatatatgtatatgtatatatgtgtgtgtgtgtgtgtctgtgtttgccccccaacatcgcttgagaacagatgctggtgtgtttacatccccgtaacttagtagttcgccaaaagagactgatagaataagtactaggtttacaaagaataaatcctggggtccatttgctcgactaaaggcagtgctccagcatggcgtcAGTCataggactgaaacaagtaaaagaatatggagTACTAGTCCatgtcaatattttaaaaagaggCATGAGCTGGATGAGGAAGTGTGGGAACAGATGGATAATAAATGAGTGCAGAATTAACTTTAAAATAATCTCCTGTTTTGGTAGTGAGGAACTATGCTATACATAGAGAGTACATGTTTGTAAAATACCATTCCATGAAAAGGGGGCACTAAGCTGAAAAAGATTGGAAACCACTGGCCTTGATGGGTGAGCACTACACTTACACCTGGTGGTCTACATCCAATCAGTGCTTagagttaacccttttgttaccaacccagctgaaaccggctctggctctgagtacaaatgttttattttcatacattttgaattaaaatcttccaccaaatcttagccacaatttatgttcctaacactggctgaatgataactaagttattttactaaattctttgttatatttaaagtaatttaaagaaacacaaagcatctcaaaataaatacagtaatgaaagggttaatggggttattgttgttatttctgtgCTAAGATGCTCCTAACTTTACATTTCTTAGTCTATATGGTTGTAAGACCTGctaaaaaaaaagcatccaaatttctctcaaatcacattcccaatatacaaatagatggaaagatcatggttggaatgcttttagtCATAGGCCTATTTGACCAGAGCTGCTTCAGAATGTTAAATAACATTCATATTCCTTGAGTTGTGCAGAGTGGTTCTCTTTGAAATTCTTACCTGTTTGGATCTGTATTGACCTCACAGTAGTCCAGGTGACCCCTCCAGTTTCTTTTTGGAataatgtttcatcatcatcatcatcgtttaacgtccgttttccatgctagcatgggttggatggttcgactggggtcttggaagccaggaggctgcaccaggctccagtctgatctggcagtgtttctacggctggatgcccttcctaacgccaaccactctgtgagtgtaatgggtgctttttacgtcacaccggcacaggtgccaggggcgactggcaatggtcacgatcggttggtgctttttacaaaattaaattctgtttactctcatcaccatcaacaactactttccatgctggcatgggttggacgattcgactgaaggctggtaagctgcaccaggttccaatctgatttggcatggtttctatagctggatgcccttcctaatgccaaccactccaagagtgtagtgggtacattTTATGTGCCATTGACATGACACCAGTGGCTTGACAACTCTACACAGGCACAGTATATCGCCGAAGGTCTCGGTCACCTATTGCTGTCACCATGAGGCCCATTGCTCTAATAgtactttttacattccaccggcatgggtgcctgtctTTTAAAATTATAGGGAAGTAGTATGAGCaatatttagttgctatttctttcAGCATTCTTGTTGATTCAGCTGCTTTGGTAGTGGCAATAATGAGATGGCCTGATCAGTCTTAAGATCTGCATGTATCCTACATTCCACAAATCAGGGACTATTAGTCATCTTGTAAAGAATTATTGATtgaatcaaagaaaattaaaaaaatatctgaagaatgaaaaaaaataataatgaattctttttattttgtaacaatgcattgaaatttctttaacaaattttcaaatatttttacttctgCTTTTCAAAGTTTGGATGAttcagtaaatgtaatatttcctTGAATGGTTGACTGCAAAATGTCCTTCATGCAACTCACATAATCATAGAATGGAAATGTAATTCATGTCCAACAAATAATTTGCTGTGATTTACAGGGCACAGGTGAAAACCGATAGGAAGACTCAAATTACCTTTGGGTTAATGATTCTGCACTTTAATGAACCTCATTCGTTTTAGTCTTTAACATGTTGAACCTCACCAAAAAGTCAGTCAACAGTTTGTAGTTATTTTCTACAGCCAATTTTCCATTCCACTGGAAAATTCTTGCATAAAGGCGTCATTCAATGATTGATAATTATTTCCTTTTACCAATCAAGTCCACTGGCAAATTCTGACATATCAACAGATTTTTTCTTGCGTGTGGTTTCTTTGTTAAACCGcaattttgaattatatttgaaattagacTTCTTCTGATCATGTTTACTAAACTTAAAGTGCTTGTTCACGGGATTATTTCCTAATTGGCTAGGAGCATCTCTGAGCCCAAAACTTTTTGCTAAATGTCCAATGTGGAGGTATTTTAAGTGAAAAATGTGCTTCAGATGTTTAGGGTAGGTCGAGTATGAACGTACAAAAGACTGAAATGCCTTTTTGGCAAGATCAAGCATTTCCTTAGAATTATATGTAAAATTTTCAATATACATCTGAAAAGAAGAAGCAGCTTCTTCATAAGTATATACTGATCTTCTATTCTCAAGAATTTTTGGTAACAGGTCCAATAATTGCAAAAGGTCACCcaatatgtttttaatatatatttccccTAAATTAATTTTCATAGTGTTTAATGCTTTAATATATTCCGTCTCTGAAGGCATAAGGAAAAGAAGTGAATTCCCTTGAGCTCCAGCTCGTGCTGTCCGGCCAATACGATGTATATATTCTCTAGTTTCACCAGGTGAGGTATACTGTACAATCCATCTAACATGTGCCAGATCAAGGCCTCGGGCAGCAACATCTGTACACAGCAGAACACCACAACGTGATAATgaataatttgtaaaattattGGTACGATCATCTTGAGACATGTTTCCATGAAGTTTGTAAAACTTAACCAGTgaagaatttttcttctttttcgatttttttcCAATGTAGTCATCAAAAGTTTTTGAATCTTTACTTTCCAACTCAAAAATTTcggaaaataatttgaaatggaattcaactgaatcttgtgTTGATAAAAAAACCATAATTTTGGATTTTTGGTTTGAATTTATACATTTAGAAGTAATAAAGCCAATAAGAGAAACCAAACGCAGTTTACAAGGGACAATCATAAAATGCTGATTTAACTTCTCAGGAACAGAAAACAAACTGTCACCTTTTGTGAGAagagaattattttctttatgttctttCGAAGCATCGATTCTTTCAGGGGACTTGAGAGATATTCCAGCTAATTTCTCAACACCTTCAGTAAGAGTTGCAGACAGCAAAATAGTTTGTCTTTCAGGTGTTGATTTATTAAGAATACTGATAATAAGTTGTACTTCTTTTTCGAAACCCATATCATGTAAGCGATCTGCTTCATCAATGACAAGATACTGTACGCGATTCGTTACTAAACATTCTGTATGGAGTAAGTGATCGGTTAACCGACCAGGGGTACCCACCACGATGGTAACTCCTTTCCGTAATCGGGCTTTCTCGGATTTCCTTTTCTCACCACCAGTAATACAAGTTGGAACAATCCAGCAACAAGTGTTGACAAGTTTCTGGAAAGTTTGGAAACTCTGCAAAGCGAGTTCTCTAGTGGGTACAATAACGATAGCATGGACTCCATCACTTCGTTTCAGTTTCGGCTGTTTGGCCTGAAGTGTTTGTACAATTGGAATTGCATAAGATAAAGTCTTACCTGTACCAGTGTGCGATTTGACTAAAACATCTTTCCCATCTAGAACTGGCGGTATAGTTAACTGTTGAACGGTTGTCATTTGACTGAATTGAAAATCATTTCGTAAACATTGTAATATATACGGACTTAAGGAGAGGCTTTCGAACGATTCTTTCGAAAACAGTTCTTCTTTAACAGACTGCACAGGTTCAGGATTTACTGTAGGAATTTCAGGATTGGAATTAAAAAGGGAGGAAAAGTGGATAGCACTAGTTCTTGCTTTCTTTTCTGAATGCTGTGTTGGCTGTTTTTCAGCCTTTCGTTTCCGTGATTTCGAAACATAAGGTTCATTTGAATCGATATGTTCATCATATTCGGATGGTGATGAGATTTGGTTTCCGTTAAGCCGCTTCTTTTTAAGTCTTCTTGGTGTTGATTGATTATTAGAATCATTTTTGGAGACGTAAACATTTAAAACCAAATCATCGTCAGCCATGTTGAACACGTGCGTTACAATATTTTAGAGTGGTCTCCTCTTGCTGGCATTGACTTCCGGTTAATTGTAGCATAGCAGGATCTAGAGCAAGCGGGCTACATCTGTGTGTTGGGTTCGATTCCTGCTTACGGCTAATTcgttttattaatgttattaaccTTATAGAAAGTATGAATATCACAGCTACTTTCAATGTTTTGTGTTCAGTGCAATAAactgacaaaggaaaaaaattaaaatgtgatGGAAATGGTTTAGTGTCccatcgactttgctttttcgtaactttctga comes from the Octopus sinensis linkage group LG11, ASM634580v1, whole genome shotgun sequence genome and includes:
- the LOC115217238 gene encoding probable ATP-dependent RNA helicase DDX31, with protein sequence MADDDLVLNVYVSKNDSNNQSTPRRLKKKRLNGNQISSPSEYDEHIDSNEPYVSKSRKRKAEKQPTQHSEKKARTSAIHFSSLFNSNPEIPTVNPEPVQSVKEELFSKESFESLSLSPYILQCLRNDFQFSQMTTVQQLTIPPVLDGKDVLVKSHTGTGKTLSYAIPIVQTLQAKQPKLKRSDGVHAIVIVPTRELALQSFQTFQKLVNTCCWIVPTCITGGEKRKSEKARLRKGVTIVVGTPGRLTDHLLHTECLVTNRVQYLVIDEADRLHDMGFEKEVQLIISILNKSTPERQTILLSATLTEGVEKLAGISLKSPERIDASKEHKENNSLLTKGDSLFSVPEKLNQHFMIVPCKLRLVSLIGFITSKCINSNQKSKIMVFLSTQDSVEFHFKLFSEIFELESKDSKTFDDYIGKKSKKKKNSSLVKFYKLHGNMSQDDRTNNFTNYSLSRCGVLLCTDVAARGLDLAHVRWIVQYTSPGETREYIHRIGRTARAGAQGNSLLFLMPSETEYIKALNTMKINLGEIYIKNILGDLLQLLDLLPKILENRRSVYTYEEAASSFQMYIENFTYNSKEMLDLAKKAFQSFVRSYSTYPKHLKHIFHLKYLHIGHLAKSFGLRDAPSQLGNNPVNKHFKFSKHDQKKSNFKYNSKLRFNKETTRKKKSVDMSEFASGLDW